In one Paenibacillus sp. JQZ6Y-1 genomic region, the following are encoded:
- the flhF gene encoding flagellar biosynthesis protein FlhF, with the protein MRVKRYIVDTMPDAMLKIRTDLGSDAVILSTKELKTGGFLGMFQKKKIEVIAAVEKEQAADTKPATASAQPAAQQETIIPPIAPVPKKAVPDAYRKSSQAFAESMRQALANDDQQVQQAVPAASLPYEQPQHQSPMQTATAAAPTELPPQHTPASVSIQALQQALQQQAGGSGEAVTEERLFEELRQMKKMMADLTRDRERAELPETLLQIVQHLKAQGVDQGMIDGWVDEIMAQQPTGQQISLQEARKAMKTQIEQFTESRIGGGIDPSTKIVYIAGPTGVGKTTTIAKLAAEQLFKYKRKVGFITSDTYRISAVEQLRTYASILGVPLEVVQSPGDLQRSLQRLADCDLILMDTAGRNYRNELLVSELQSLLAPLEQSETYLVLALTSKTEDMRTITNHFSKYPLDKVIFTKADETGSYGAMFNLLQEHPLRLSYMTNGQNVPDDLLMPSPDFLANVLLGEILP; encoded by the coding sequence ATGAGAGTAAAACGCTATATCGTAGACACAATGCCTGATGCCATGCTGAAGATTCGTACCGATCTTGGCAGCGATGCTGTCATTCTAAGCACAAAGGAATTGAAGACCGGTGGTTTCCTAGGCATGTTCCAGAAGAAGAAGATTGAGGTTATCGCAGCGGTTGAAAAGGAGCAGGCGGCAGATACAAAACCTGCTACTGCTTCGGCACAACCGGCGGCTCAGCAGGAGACGATCATTCCACCGATTGCACCGGTTCCTAAAAAAGCCGTACCGGACGCGTATCGGAAGTCCAGTCAAGCGTTTGCCGAGTCGATGCGTCAGGCACTCGCTAATGATGACCAGCAGGTACAACAAGCTGTGCCTGCTGCTTCATTGCCTTACGAACAGCCGCAACATCAATCACCGATGCAAACGGCAACGGCAGCAGCTCCAACCGAATTGCCGCCGCAGCATACGCCAGCCTCTGTATCCATTCAGGCATTGCAGCAAGCGCTGCAACAGCAGGCAGGTGGTAGCGGGGAAGCAGTAACGGAGGAACGGCTGTTTGAAGAATTAAGACAAATGAAAAAAATGATGGCTGATCTTACACGAGATCGTGAACGAGCGGAGCTTCCAGAGACGCTTTTGCAGATCGTACAGCATTTGAAGGCGCAGGGCGTCGATCAGGGCATGATTGACGGCTGGGTGGACGAGATTATGGCCCAGCAGCCTACAGGCCAGCAGATAAGCTTACAGGAAGCGAGAAAGGCAATGAAGACGCAGATTGAGCAGTTCACGGAATCTCGTATAGGCGGAGGCATCGATCCGAGCACTAAGATTGTGTACATCGCCGGACCGACAGGCGTAGGCAAAACGACCACGATTGCCAAGCTTGCCGCAGAGCAACTGTTCAAGTACAAACGCAAAGTCGGATTTATCACGTCCGATACGTACCGTATTTCTGCGGTTGAACAACTTCGCACCTATGCTTCCATTCTTGGTGTTCCTCTGGAAGTCGTGCAATCCCCGGGCGACTTGCAGCGTTCATTGCAACGTCTGGCAGACTGCGATCTGATTCTTATGGATACCGCAGGACGCAATTATCGAAATGAGTTACTCGTTTCGGAGTTGCAAAGCTTGCTAGCGCCGCTAGAACAGAGTGAGACGTATCTCGTGCTTGCTCTGACTTCCAAAACGGAAGATATGCGGACAATCACGAATCATTTCAGCAAATATCCGCTGGATAAAGTGATTTTCACCAAAGCGGATGAAACCGGAAGTTATGGGGCGATGTTCAATCTGCTGCAGGAGCATCCATTGCGGCTGTCCTATATGACCAATGGACAGAACGTACCGGATGATCTGCTCATGCCAAGTCCCGACTTTCTAGCAAATGTACTGCTTGGAGAGATCTTGCCATGA
- the fliP gene encoding flagellar type III secretion system pore protein FliP (The bacterial flagellar biogenesis protein FliP forms a type III secretion system (T3SS)-type pore required for flagellar assembly.), whose translation MKKKLIVMFMLLFAVSLISVHPIFAAADPIPNIDIQIGNDNNGSSGSEPATSSLTILLLITIIGIAPSFLVLMTSFTRIVIVLSFVRTSLGTNQMPPNQVLVGLALFLTLFIMSPTLSQMNQVALQPYLQGQLNQTQALQAAEKPIKEFMFKHTREKDLLLFLEYTGTAKPSNVQDIPLTVMVPSYAISELKTAFQMGFMIFIPFLVIDIVVASVLMAMGMMMLPPVMISLPFKILLFVLVDGWYLIVKSLLISFN comes from the coding sequence ATGAAAAAAAAGCTGATTGTCATGTTTATGCTGCTTTTTGCTGTTAGTCTAATATCGGTTCATCCTATATTTGCAGCAGCCGATCCGATCCCGAATATCGACATTCAGATCGGCAACGATAACAACGGTAGTTCGGGTAGTGAACCAGCGACTAGCTCGCTGACCATTTTGCTGCTGATTACGATTATCGGTATAGCTCCATCATTTCTGGTACTTATGACCAGTTTTACACGTATTGTGATTGTGCTCAGCTTTGTCCGGACTTCATTAGGGACTAACCAGATGCCTCCCAATCAGGTACTGGTAGGGCTGGCTTTATTTTTAACCTTGTTCATTATGTCGCCGACACTGTCGCAGATGAACCAAGTGGCATTGCAGCCGTATTTGCAGGGGCAGTTGAATCAGACTCAGGCATTGCAGGCAGCAGAAAAGCCGATCAAGGAATTCATGTTTAAGCATACGCGGGAAAAGGATTTGCTGCTGTTTCTCGAATATACGGGTACGGCTAAGCCTTCCAATGTGCAGGATATTCCATTGACTGTGATGGTTCCATCCTACGCGATTAGCGAGCTGAAAACAGCCTTCCAGATGGGCTTTATGATCTTCATACCGTTTCTTGTCATTGATATCGTTGTTGCCAGCGTATTGATGGCAATGGGGATGATGATGCTACCACCTGTCATGATTTCACTTCCTTTCAAAATTTTGCTATTCGTCCTTGTCGATGGATGGTACTTAATCGTCAAGTCGCTTTTAATCAGTTTCAATTAG
- a CDS encoding protein-glutamate methylesterase/protein-glutamine glutaminase produces the protein MATYKVLVVDDSPFMRKIVSDLIQADSEFQVIDTASNGLEATQKVLELKPDVVTMDVEMPEMNGLEALKIIMSQRPLPVIMLSGINEQGMRETIMALESGAFDFIRKPSVSNSQDIEEVGQQLLRQLHTAVHALERKRKRNEQKNLVAEQTATSVQPEAEVPSTSQETAPSAPQERPARPAPVRDLPKRPTASSTPSSPPAAPLTGRVTQPVKPDTTKKTRLDKPLDQYRTSDRSTSPATPPKPAESKTSRPMISPSSAPARKEPEKPAASSVPASAFSTPPASKTAPSDRPATSISKLVAVGCSTGGPRALKSFLEKIPANFPAPIVIVQHMPPNFTRSLAQRLNSLSQINVVEGEHGMPLQPGTAYIAPGGYHMTVARSQGGYRIQLSQDPPRNGHRPSVDTLFASIRPFNDLQRYAVIMTGMGSDGAREMKNLYDSGVIPTFAENEDTCVVYGMPRSAVELGCVNHLLPLPDIAPKLVQIVK, from the coding sequence ATGGCAACTTACAAAGTGCTGGTTGTAGATGATTCCCCATTCATGCGCAAGATCGTTTCGGATTTGATTCAGGCAGATTCGGAATTTCAGGTAATTGATACGGCAAGTAACGGTCTGGAAGCGACACAGAAGGTACTGGAATTGAAACCAGATGTAGTCACGATGGATGTGGAAATGCCGGAAATGAATGGCCTGGAAGCACTGAAGATTATTATGTCCCAACGTCCGCTGCCCGTGATTATGCTGTCTGGCATTAACGAGCAGGGAATGAGGGAAACCATCATGGCGCTGGAGAGCGGAGCATTTGACTTTATCCGCAAACCATCCGTCAGCAATTCACAGGATATTGAAGAGGTCGGTCAGCAGCTGCTGCGTCAACTGCATACCGCTGTTCATGCTCTGGAAAGAAAACGTAAGCGCAACGAACAAAAGAATCTGGTAGCTGAACAGACCGCAACATCTGTTCAGCCGGAAGCCGAGGTTCCCTCTACGTCACAGGAAACGGCTCCTTCGGCGCCGCAGGAGCGCCCGGCACGACCTGCGCCTGTTCGTGACCTACCGAAACGTCCGACAGCCAGCTCGACGCCTTCTAGCCCGCCTGCTGCGCCGCTGACCGGCAGAGTAACCCAGCCGGTCAAGCCAGATACAACCAAAAAAACACGTCTGGACAAACCACTTGATCAATATCGTACAAGTGATCGCTCGACATCTCCGGCAACTCCGCCGAAGCCTGCCGAGTCCAAAACTTCCAGACCAATGATCAGCCCTTCATCGGCACCGGCACGTAAGGAACCGGAGAAGCCAGCTGCATCGTCAGTACCAGCGTCAGCCTTTTCGACTCCGCCAGCGTCGAAAACAGCACCAAGCGATCGTCCGGCAACATCTATCAGCAAGCTAGTTGCTGTAGGTTGCTCGACTGGCGGACCGCGAGCGCTGAAAAGTTTCCTAGAAAAAATCCCAGCCAATTTCCCGGCACCGATCGTTATTGTTCAGCATATGCCGCCGAACTTTACACGGTCGCTGGCACAGCGCTTGAACAGCCTGAGTCAGATCAATGTTGTGGAGGGGGAGCACGGCATGCCGCTGCAACCCGGCACCGCCTATATCGCGCCAGGCGGCTATCATATGACGGTAGCTCGCAGTCAGGGCGGTTATCGGATTCAGCTTTCGCAGGACCCTCCACGCAACGGACACCGTCCTTCCGTGGATACGCTTTTTGCCTCAATCCGCCCGTTCAATGATCTGCAACGCTATGCAGTCATTATGACGGGAATGGGAAGTGATGGCGCTCGGGAAATGAAAAATTTATACGACAGTGGCGTAATCCCTACCTTCGCGGAAAACGAAGATACCTGTGTAGTGTATGGAATGCCTCGCTCGGCTGTAGAGCTCGGATGTGTGAACCACCTCCTGCCATTACCTGATATTGCGCCAAAACTTGTACAAATCGTTAAATAG
- a CDS encoding FliO/MopB family protein gives MSAQTATMGGTGDYILNLVWVIIVLAVIIGLIVLLLRFLGRKNQTWLSRRAIRTIGGMALGPNKSIQVIEIGNTVYLIGVGDDITLVDKISDPEEAMLVIQSFQSEAAEPNHFLTPLISKLSNRFRPKSAIQEEEIGDTDAFQEVFESKLRQIPNRRQKMEELLKEEDSTDRSRDS, from the coding sequence ATGTCAGCTCAAACAGCCACAATGGGAGGAACAGGCGATTATATCCTAAACCTCGTTTGGGTTATAATCGTCTTGGCTGTAATAATAGGGCTTATCGTATTATTGCTTCGGTTTCTTGGTCGGAAAAATCAGACCTGGTTATCCCGCCGTGCCATACGTACCATAGGCGGTATGGCACTGGGACCGAACAAATCCATCCAGGTGATTGAAATTGGAAACACTGTCTACCTGATTGGTGTTGGGGACGACATTACACTTGTCGATAAAATCTCCGATCCCGAGGAAGCGATGCTTGTTATTCAGTCTTTTCAATCCGAGGCGGCGGAACCAAACCACTTTTTGACTCCGCTCATCTCCAAGCTCAGCAATCGCTTTCGTCCGAAATCTGCTATTCAGGAAGAAGAAATCGGCGATACGGATGCTTTTCAGGAAGTATTTGAAAGCAAACTGCGCCAGATTCCTAATCGCAGACAGAAGATGGAGGAACTGCTGAAGGAGGAAGATTCTACAGATCGGTCGAGGGATTCATGA
- the flhA gene encoding flagellar biosynthesis protein FlhA, protein MKKKDLVVLLGVIGIIMMMILPIPTWLLDILLIINISLAMIILLIAMNTKEALEFSIFPAMLLITTLFRLALNISTTKLILGQADAGSVVSTFGSWVAGGQIAVGFIVFLILVVVQFIVITKGSERVAEVGARFTLDAMPGKQMSIDADLNAGLINEQQARERRSKIEREADFYGAMDGASKFVKGDAIAGIIILLINLIGGFIIGIAIHGMAFADALSTYSVLTIGDGLVSQIPALLISTAAGLIVTRASSDGNLADDITSQLFSYPMMLYIVAAVITMLGLFTPIHFITTFPLAILLVFAARKMQANLNQKVVDAEQQQEEQQIEEVRSPESVINLLQIDPIEFEFGYGLIPLADTQQGGDLLDRIIMIRRQCALELGLVVPVIRIRDNIQLKPNEYVIKIKGNVVGGGELLLNHYLAMSPGFEDDSITGIETLEPAFGLPALWIDEITKERAELSGYTVVDPPSVVATHLTELIKKHSHELLGRQEVRSLVDNLRENYPVLVDELIPSVLSIGDVQKVLVKLLKEKISIRDMVTIFETLADYGAYTKDPDVLTEYVRQALSRQITQQFTSQGETLRVITVGPTLEKKIAESVQQSEQGSYLALDPVSTQSMYQKINEQVNRLLQMGQQPIVLTSPAIRMYLRQLIERTMQDIPVLSYSELEPNVEIQSVGVVNL, encoded by the coding sequence TTGAAGAAAAAAGATTTGGTTGTCCTTTTGGGTGTCATTGGAATCATTATGATGATGATACTTCCGATCCCAACATGGCTGCTCGACATCTTGCTTATTATTAATATCTCACTCGCAATGATTATTTTGCTGATTGCGATGAACACCAAGGAAGCGTTGGAGTTCTCCATCTTCCCAGCGATGTTGCTCATTACAACATTGTTCCGGCTTGCTCTTAATATTTCGACAACCAAGCTCATTCTCGGACAAGCGGATGCAGGCTCGGTTGTATCCACGTTCGGCAGCTGGGTAGCAGGCGGACAAATTGCTGTTGGCTTTATCGTCTTCCTGATTCTCGTTGTCGTACAATTTATCGTTATTACCAAAGGTTCGGAGCGTGTTGCTGAGGTTGGTGCACGTTTTACGCTCGATGCGATGCCTGGTAAGCAGATGAGTATCGACGCCGATCTGAACGCGGGTCTGATCAATGAACAGCAGGCGCGTGAACGTCGTAGCAAGATTGAGCGCGAAGCCGATTTCTACGGTGCGATGGACGGTGCGAGTAAGTTCGTTAAAGGGGATGCTATTGCAGGCATTATTATCCTCCTAATCAACTTGATTGGTGGATTTATTATCGGGATAGCGATTCATGGAATGGCATTTGCTGATGCGCTCTCCACTTACTCTGTATTGACCATTGGTGACGGTCTGGTCAGCCAGATTCCGGCACTGCTCATTTCCACTGCAGCCGGTTTGATTGTAACGAGAGCTTCATCAGACGGTAATCTGGCAGATGATATTACGAGCCAGCTGTTCTCGTATCCAATGATGCTGTATATCGTTGCAGCTGTTATTACCATGCTCGGTCTGTTTACACCAATTCACTTTATTACTACCTTCCCATTGGCTATTCTGCTTGTATTTGCAGCACGTAAAATGCAAGCTAACCTTAACCAGAAGGTAGTCGATGCAGAGCAGCAGCAAGAAGAACAGCAGATCGAGGAAGTACGAAGTCCAGAAAGTGTCATCAACTTGCTGCAAATTGATCCGATTGAATTTGAATTTGGTTATGGACTGATTCCGCTGGCAGATACCCAGCAGGGCGGCGATTTGTTAGATCGAATCATCATGATTCGTCGGCAATGTGCCTTGGAACTAGGTCTTGTCGTCCCGGTTATTCGCATTCGCGATAATATTCAACTAAAACCGAATGAATATGTGATTAAAATTAAAGGAAATGTGGTAGGTGGTGGTGAATTATTACTAAATCACTACCTGGCCATGAGTCCTGGGTTTGAAGATGACTCCATTACGGGTATAGAGACTTTAGAACCAGCTTTTGGTCTTCCAGCACTATGGATTGATGAAATTACCAAAGAACGCGCTGAATTGTCCGGTTATACCGTAGTCGACCCGCCATCGGTGGTTGCGACTCATTTGACCGAGCTGATTAAAAAGCATTCTCACGAGCTGCTTGGACGTCAAGAAGTTCGTTCGTTGGTTGATAATCTGCGTGAGAATTATCCGGTACTGGTCGACGAGTTGATTCCGTCCGTATTGTCCATCGGTGATGTGCAGAAAGTATTGGTTAAGTTGTTAAAAGAGAAGATCTCGATTCGCGACATGGTAACCATCTTTGAAACGCTTGCCGATTACGGAGCTTACACCAAAGATCCAGATGTGTTAACCGAATATGTACGCCAAGCATTGTCACGCCAAATTACACAGCAGTTTACAAGTCAGGGTGAGACATTGCGCGTCATTACGGTTGGACCCACTTTGGAAAAGAAAATTGCCGAAAGTGTCCAGCAATCCGAACAGGGCAGCTACCTCGCTCTGGACCCGGTTTCCACGCAATCGATGTATCAGAAAATCAACGAGCAGGTGAATCGCTTACTGCAAATGGGACAACAGCCGATCGTGCTGACCTCACCAGCGATCCGCATGTATTTGCGCCAATTGATCGAGCGCACGATGCAGGATATTCCGGTACTGTCCTACAGTGAGCTGGAACCGAACGTTGAAATTCAGAGTGTCGGAGTGGTGAACTTATGA
- the flhB gene encoding flagellar biosynthesis protein FlhB: MAFRLRMNLQLFAGEKTEEATPQKRREARKEGQVAKSIDIPGSAIMLGGIACLMIFGGFFLKRITWLFTDGFLHRLSTEITVANVMQMLGQYAIEILIIVSPIFVTVFLLAIITNYAQVGFMLTGKPLMPKLSKLDPIKGFKNIVSIRSVVEFFKSILKMGVIGYLVYSTLMSVSHDIPKMAYMQPETILHFAAGLTTSLGLKVGVALFVLAIMDYMYQRFDHNKKLRMSKQDIKDEYKKTEGDPLIKGKIRERQRRMAMQRMMQDVPNADVIITNPTHFAVALKYDNTQMAAPQVVAKGQDFVALRIREVAKQNRVVIMENKPLARALFARTEIGESIPGDLFQAVAEVLAYVYKVKGKSK, translated from the coding sequence GTGGCATTCCGGTTACGCATGAATCTCCAGCTCTTTGCCGGAGAGAAAACGGAAGAAGCAACACCGCAGAAACGCAGGGAAGCACGCAAAGAAGGTCAGGTTGCTAAAAGTATTGATATTCCCGGTTCAGCGATTATGCTTGGCGGGATTGCGTGTCTTATGATATTCGGCGGTTTTTTCCTGAAGCGGATTACCTGGCTGTTTACAGACGGCTTTCTGCATCGGTTATCTACCGAGATTACGGTTGCCAATGTCATGCAGATGCTAGGGCAATACGCGATTGAAATTTTGATTATCGTTTCGCCCATATTTGTGACGGTATTCTTGCTCGCCATCATTACCAACTATGCACAGGTTGGATTTATGCTCACTGGTAAGCCTCTTATGCCGAAGCTAAGCAAGCTTGATCCGATCAAAGGCTTCAAAAATATCGTATCCATTCGCTCAGTAGTGGAGTTTTTTAAATCCATTTTAAAAATGGGCGTGATCGGTTATCTGGTGTATAGTACGCTGATGAGTGTCAGTCATGATATTCCGAAAATGGCATACATGCAGCCAGAAACGATTTTGCATTTTGCTGCTGGTTTAACGACTAGTCTTGGCTTGAAGGTCGGTGTCGCATTGTTCGTACTTGCGATTATGGACTATATGTATCAGCGTTTTGATCATAACAAAAAGCTGCGCATGTCCAAGCAGGACATTAAAGATGAATACAAGAAGACGGAAGGGGACCCGTTGATAAAAGGGAAAATCCGTGAACGGCAACGCCGGATGGCGATGCAGCGGATGATGCAAGATGTTCCCAATGCAGACGTTATTATTACCAACCCGACGCACTTTGCAGTTGCTCTCAAGTATGACAACACACAGATGGCAGCACCGCAGGTCGTTGCCAAGGGTCAGGATTTTGTCGCATTGCGGATTCGTGAGGTGGCCAAGCAAAATCGCGTGGTCATTATGGAAAATAAACCGCTTGCGCGGGCGTTATTCGCTAGAACAGAAATCGGAGAATCGATTCCCGGTGATTTGTTCCAGGCAGTAGCCGAAGTGCTCGCTTATGTGTACAAAGTTAAAGGCAAATCGAAGTAA
- a CDS encoding response regulator has product MANRILIVDDAAFMRMMIRDILTKNGYEVVGEAQDGSQAVEKFKELRPDLITMDITMPEMDGIAALKEIKKLDGGAKVIMCSAMGQQAMVIDAIQAGAKDFIVKPFQADRVIEAISKTLGV; this is encoded by the coding sequence ATGGCAAACCGAATTCTTATCGTGGATGATGCAGCTTTTATGAGAATGATGATCCGGGATATTTTAACTAAAAACGGGTATGAAGTAGTAGGGGAAGCGCAAGACGGATCCCAAGCAGTTGAGAAATTCAAAGAGCTTCGCCCGGATCTAATTACGATGGATATCACAATGCCAGAAATGGACGGTATCGCCGCTCTGAAAGAAATCAAAAAACTCGATGGTGGAGCAAAAGTAATTATGTGTTCCGCGATGGGTCAACAGGCGATGGTTATCGATGCCATTCAGGCAGGAGCCAAAGATTTTATCGTTAAACCTTTCCAAGCGGATCGTGTTATTGAAGCGATCAGCAAAACGCTGGGCGTATAG
- the fliR gene encoding flagellar biosynthetic protein FliR encodes METLLQSFPVFLLVFCRITAFFVVSPVFSSRGVPSQFKVGIALFVSLLIYLIKGTTIKIPDGTEMYMLLVIREIMIGLLLGYIAYLMFMVIQTAGSFIDIQIGLGIATVFDPMTGASAPLIGNFKYMFAMLIFLSMNGHHYLLQSVLYSYDWIPMNSDIASQIMNGSLSDFLIRTFSNSFLIAFQMSAPIVVAMFLTDVGLGFLARSAPQFNIFVIGVPVKIIVGLFLLMLLAPSFAFIFEHLFQEMFQAMQGLLQVLGQRPSSSSP; translated from the coding sequence ATGGAGACACTACTGCAAAGCTTCCCTGTTTTTTTGCTTGTTTTTTGTCGAATAACAGCTTTTTTTGTAGTTTCACCAGTCTTTTCATCTAGAGGGGTTCCCAGCCAATTTAAGGTGGGTATTGCACTGTTTGTATCCCTTCTCATTTATTTAATAAAAGGAACGACGATCAAAATACCGGACGGCACGGAAATGTATATGCTGCTCGTTATACGTGAGATCATGATCGGCCTGCTGCTTGGATATATCGCTTATCTGATGTTTATGGTAATCCAAACGGCAGGCTCGTTTATTGATATCCAGATTGGTCTAGGGATTGCAACCGTATTTGATCCGATGACTGGTGCTTCGGCTCCGCTAATCGGTAACTTTAAATACATGTTCGCCATGTTGATCTTTCTGAGCATGAATGGTCATCACTATTTGCTGCAATCGGTGTTATACAGTTATGACTGGATTCCGATGAACAGCGATATAGCTAGTCAAATCATGAACGGATCGCTTAGTGATTTTTTGATTCGTACCTTCAGTAATTCATTTCTCATTGCCTTCCAAATGTCCGCGCCAATTGTAGTTGCGATGTTTTTGACAGACGTAGGGCTTGGATTTCTGGCGCGTAGTGCGCCGCAATTTAATATTTTCGTTATCGGTGTACCGGTTAAAATTATTGTAGGGCTGTTTCTGCTCATGCTGCTGGCTCCAAGCTTCGCTTTTATTTTCGAGCATTTGTTTCAGGAAATGTTTCAGGCGATGCAAGGACTGCTTCAGGTGCTTGGTCAACGCCCAAGTTCATCATCACCGTAA
- a CDS encoding MinD/ParA family protein: MMDQAQSLRNLMSTKAKALETRDPGNGGAKFIAVTSGKGGVGKSNFTLNFALALQRLGRKVLVFDADIGMANIDVLMGVRSQYNLSHLLSGEKQIGEIIEKGAGSLPYIAGGSGLSSLFSLSEKDLVYFTTQIQKIAADMDYILFDTGAGLSKETLQFIMSSDECIVVTTPEPTAITDAYALIKVVHGMEDSTAFKLVVNRAESQREANQTADKISLVTSRFLNLEIPMLGFVSDDSHVSQSVKKQVPFSINAPGCLASKDIQNLAMQYVVSPDLHQEGTLSGIKGFIQKWMRRTK, encoded by the coding sequence ATGATGGATCAGGCCCAATCGTTACGCAATCTGATGTCGACCAAAGCCAAAGCTCTTGAAACGCGCGATCCGGGCAATGGCGGCGCCAAATTCATTGCCGTGACAAGTGGCAAAGGCGGAGTTGGGAAATCCAATTTCACTTTGAATTTTGCGCTCGCTTTACAGCGGCTCGGACGGAAAGTGCTCGTGTTTGATGCCGATATTGGCATGGCAAATATTGATGTTCTGATGGGCGTTCGTTCGCAATACAATCTGTCTCACCTGCTTAGCGGCGAAAAACAGATTGGTGAAATCATCGAAAAGGGTGCTGGATCACTGCCATATATTGCAGGCGGTTCGGGGTTGAGCTCACTATTTTCGCTGTCTGAGAAAGATTTAGTTTACTTTACTACTCAAATTCAAAAAATTGCTGCCGATATGGATTATATCCTGTTTGATACGGGAGCAGGACTGTCAAAAGAAACATTGCAGTTTATTATGTCCTCGGACGAGTGCATTGTAGTGACCACGCCAGAGCCTACGGCGATCACAGATGCGTATGCACTCATCAAGGTTGTACATGGAATGGAAGACAGCACAGCCTTCAAGCTGGTCGTCAATCGCGCCGAAAGTCAGCGTGAAGCGAATCAGACTGCCGACAAGATTAGCCTGGTCACCAGTCGGTTTCTGAATCTGGAAATTCCAATGCTCGGCTTTGTCAGCGACGATTCTCATGTCAGCCAGTCCGTGAAGAAGCAAGTTCCTTTTTCAATCAATGCTCCTGGATGTCTGGCTTCGAAAGATATCCAGAACCTGGCCATGCAGTATGTTGTTTCACCGGATCTGCACCAGGAGGGTACCTTATCAGGAATCAAAGGATTTATACAAAAATGGATGCGGCGTACTAAATGA
- the fliQ gene encoding flagellar biosynthesis protein FliQ translates to MSSEFIIGMAGQAVYTVLKVSAPMLILGLVVGLLVSIFQATTQIQEQTLAFVPKIVAVMLALLLFGPWILTVMVEYTADILGNLYKYIG, encoded by the coding sequence ATGAGTTCGGAGTTTATCATCGGTATGGCAGGGCAGGCGGTCTATACTGTGCTGAAAGTTAGCGCGCCGATGCTTATTCTGGGACTTGTAGTCGGTTTGCTGGTTAGTATTTTCCAGGCGACTACGCAGATTCAGGAACAAACTCTTGCCTTTGTGCCGAAAATCGTTGCTGTCATGCTGGCGCTACTGCTTTTTGGCCCGTGGATTTTAACGGTTATGGTGGAATACACAGCCGATATCCTCGGTAATCTGTACAAATATATCGGTTAG